The sequence below is a genomic window from Polaribacter vadi.
TGTAATATCTGGACTTAAATTATATCCCTCTGGATTTGTAATTACAAATTCAACATCCATTTTTTGCATGGCCTGCGTAAAACTATTGGCAACTGCATGTGGTAAAGCTTTAATATGTGGAGCCCAACTTAACACTACTTTTGGTCTTTTTTTAGTGGTATTTTCGGCAATTGTAATAGCATCAGTAAAACCTTGTAAAGGATGCCCAGTTGCACTTTCCATACTTACAATTGGCACAGAAGCAAATTTTACAAACGATTTTAAAACTTGTTCAGATTCGTCTTTTTCCTTGTCTGTTAAACTCGGGAAAGCTCTAACAGCAATTACATTACAATATTGAGAAACTACAGCTGCAGCCTCTTTTATATGTTCTGCTGTGTTTCCATTCATGATGGTTCCATCTCCAAATTCAATTCCCCAAGCATCACCAGAAACATTCATTACAATAGGATTCATGCCTAAATTTAAAGCTGCTTTTTGTGTACTTAAACGCGTACGTAAACTCGAATTAAAAAACAATAATCCTAACGTTTTGTTTTTTCCTAAATCAATATTTTCGAATGGATTTGCTTTAATTTCTCTGGCTTCTTTAATCCAAGTATTGATATTATCTATGTCGTTTATGGAGGTGTAATTCTTCATCTCTTATATTTTATATGATGCAAACCTTAGAGGTTATTTTATTTTTGTGAAAGGAACTTTATGATCAAAAGCATTGGTAATAAAATTGTCTTCTAAACCATTTACAATCCAAGTTTCTATACTTTCTTTTTTTGTTAAAGTAGCAGCTTCTATTTTAGATTGCATTCCTCCAGTTCCATGACTAGATTTTAAGTTGACAACTTCTTCAATTAACTCTTCTAAATTTGTAACTTCTAAAATGGTTGCTGGTTTTTTATTTTTGATGGATTCTTTTGTGTAAATTCCAAAGGTATTTGTGGCAATAATTAGCAAATCTACTTCTAATAAAACTGCTGTTAATGCTGCTAATTTATCATTATCTCCAAACTGAATTTCATCGGTTGCAACAGTATCATTTTCATTGATAAT
It includes:
- a CDS encoding acetylornithine carbamoyltransferase, translating into MKNYTSINDIDNINTWIKEAREIKANPFENIDLGKNKTLGLLFFNSSLRTRLSTQKAALNLGMNPIVMNVSGDAWGIEFGDGTIMNGNTAEHIKEAAAVVSQYCNVIAVRAFPSLTDKEKDESEQVLKSFVKFASVPIVSMESATGHPLQGFTDAITIAENTTKKRPKVVLSWAPHIKALPHAVANSFTQAMQKMDVEFVITNPEGYNLSPDITKDTKIFHNQEEAFKNADFVYTKNWSSYDDYGKVLNTDPNWMITKEKLGTAKFMHCLPVRRNLIVEDAVLDSEASLVIEQSNNRTFAAQLVLSKILKEL